The Prosthecobacter fusiformis sequence CTCTAGGCCCAGCTTGGCCGCCACCCAGGTGACGATGTCATCGCTGATGTAGCGGTAATGCTCCTGCATCAGATGCAGCAGGGGCAGAACGGCGCTGCGTTTGGACACCGGGTAATGCGTGATTACCTCGTCCATCTTGCTCTCCAACTCTGCGGGGACTGCGAATGCCATCTTGAAATTCAGGGGATAAAGGGTTGCTTCGTTCAGCGTCGGAGGATCCTAGCGGTCACATTCGCCCATCACAAAGTCCAGGCTGCCCAGCACGGAAGGAATGTCGCTGAGCATGTGGCCCGGCATGATTTTGGAAAGAATGCTCAAATTGATGAACGAGGGGCTGCGGATCTTCAGACGGTAAGGAACACCGCCGCCCTTGCTGTGGATATAAAAACCCAGCTCACCCTTCGGGTTTTCCGCGCCAAAATAAACCTCACCCGCCGGCGCATCAATGCCCTGAGTGGCAATGATGAAATGGTGGATCAGCTCCTCCATCTTCATCAGCACGCGATCCTTGTTCGGCAAAAGCCCCTTGGCATCCGCCACGTTGATGGGGCCACCAGGAAGATCGGCAAGCACTTGGCGCAGGATGCGCACACTCTGCCGCATCTCTTCCATGCGCACCAGATAGCGGTCAAAGCAGTCGCCTTTCGTCCCGATCGGGATGTCAAAATCGTACTTCTCGTAATCCAGGTAAGGATTCGTTTTCCGCAGATCATGCTCCACGCCGGAGCCGCGAAGATTCGGGCCGGAGATGCCGTAAGCGATGGCATCCGCCTTCGTGATCACACCAATATCCTGGGTACGCGCAATGAAAATGGCGTTGCGTGTCAGCAGCTTGTCCACTTCATCAATCACCGGCTCCAGTTCTGTGAGGAACTTCAGCACCGCATCCGTAAAACCAGGCGGCAGATCCCGCACCTGACCACCCACACGGGTATAGCTGGTGGTAAATCGAGCACCCGTAAGCTGCTCACAGAGGTTATAGATCTTCTCGCGCTCTGTGAAGGTATAGAGGAAGACGGTCATCGCCCCCACATCCATGGCGAAGACGCCCACGCCCAGCAGGTGGGCCGAAATACGAGCCAGCTCACAGCAGATCACCCGGATAGCACGGCCACGCTCCGGCACTTCCCAGCCCATCAGCTTTTCCACCGCCAGGGAATACGCCACGTTATTGGCCAGAGGAGCCAGGTAATCCAGACGGTCCGTATAGGGCACGAACTGGTTGTAGTGCATGTTCTCGGCGATCTTCTCATCGCCCCGGTGCAGGTAACCCACATCCGGCTCCGCCTTGGTGATCGTCTCACCGTCCAGTTCCAAGATCATCCGCAGCACGCCATGCGTCGCCGGATGGGAAGGTCCCATGTTCAGGACCAGCTTCTCACCCACGAGATCACTGGTCGTCTCTTCGAGGTTCTCCAGGTGCATCGCAGCCTTGGCGGCGGTGTCCGGGGTCTCGTATTCACGGGTAACGGCAGGCATAATGGGGTGAAGATGACTATTCTACGCCCCCCAAACAGCGGCAAGGCGAATTTGTGAAAAATTTCACAAGCTCCTCCAACCCTGCCTTCCAAATGCCTTTTCGCAAAGGGAAAGGTCAGAAGACTCCCAAGAAATTCAGGTGCAAAAAGTTTAACGCCAAACCCATTGTCCAGAGCTCCGGATCGTGGCTCCCCCTGGACGCAAAAAGGCTGCCTGATGAACAGACAGCCTTTGAGAGGTTGGAAATCCAGACAACGAGCCAGGAAATTTAAGCAGTCGGCGCAGGAGCACCTTCAGCCGTC is a genomic window containing:
- the nuoD gene encoding NADH dehydrogenase (quinone) subunit D — its product is MPAVTREYETPDTAAKAAMHLENLEETTSDLVGEKLVLNMGPSHPATHGVLRMILELDGETITKAEPDVGYLHRGDEKIAENMHYNQFVPYTDRLDYLAPLANNVAYSLAVEKLMGWEVPERGRAIRVICCELARISAHLLGVGVFAMDVGAMTVFLYTFTEREKIYNLCEQLTGARFTTSYTRVGGQVRDLPPGFTDAVLKFLTELEPVIDEVDKLLTRNAIFIARTQDIGVITKADAIAYGISGPNLRGSGVEHDLRKTNPYLDYEKYDFDIPIGTKGDCFDRYLVRMEEMRQSVRILRQVLADLPGGPINVADAKGLLPNKDRVLMKMEELIHHFIIATQGIDAPAGEVYFGAENPKGELGFYIHSKGGGVPYRLKIRSPSFINLSILSKIMPGHMLSDIPSVLGSLDFVMGECDR